In a genomic window of Bacteroidota bacterium:
- a CDS encoding branched-chain amino acid ABC transporter permease, whose translation MKDHSTKALLLGAIVLSFIISLYQSQINPYFLQIIVYIGINIILATSLNLINGFTGQFSLGHAGFMAIGGYTAALISTTLGASPGEGASLAILPLALIAGGVTAALAGLTVGIPSLRLRGDYLAITTLGFGEIIRVVIQNLDFLGGARGFTGIPKLSNFFWVYGGVALVVFIISNLVNSSYGKGFLAVRDDEIAAQAMGINTTKYKVIAFVTGAFFAGIAGGLYAHFVSYINPQQFSFLRSIEIVVMVIVGGMGNTIGVIIAAVLLTILPEALRSIAEYRMVIYSLSLIIIMITRPQGLFGKRLSLKNLVRRFRKRTVPA comes from the coding sequence ATGAAAGACCATTCGACGAAGGCGCTGCTTCTCGGTGCGATAGTCCTCAGCTTCATCATTTCGCTCTACCAGTCCCAGATCAACCCCTATTTCCTGCAGATCATCGTTTACATCGGCATCAATATCATCCTTGCCACGAGCCTCAACCTTATCAACGGATTCACGGGACAGTTTTCACTCGGACACGCCGGGTTCATGGCGATCGGGGGGTACACGGCCGCGCTCATCTCGACGACGCTCGGCGCCTCCCCCGGGGAGGGCGCAAGCCTGGCGATTCTGCCGCTCGCGCTGATCGCAGGCGGTGTGACGGCTGCCCTCGCCGGATTGACGGTCGGAATCCCGAGCCTTCGGCTCCGCGGCGATTATCTCGCCATCACGACGCTCGGCTTCGGGGAGATCATCCGCGTCGTCATTCAAAATCTTGATTTCCTGGGGGGCGCCCGGGGGTTCACGGGGATCCCGAAACTGAGTAATTTTTTCTGGGTCTACGGCGGAGTCGCCCTGGTGGTCTTCATCATTTCAAACCTGGTGAATTCCTCCTACGGGAAGGGGTTCCTCGCGGTCCGGGACGACGAAATCGCCGCGCAGGCGATGGGGATCAACACCACAAAGTACAAGGTGATCGCCTTCGTCACCGGGGCGTTTTTCGCGGGGATCGCCGGCGGCCTCTACGCCCACTTCGTTTCCTACATCAATCCCCAGCAGTTCAGTTTCCTCCGTTCGATCGAAATCGTCGTGATGGTGATCGTCGGGGGAATGGGCAACACCATCGGCGTGATCATCGCCGCAGTCCTGCTGACAATCCTTCCGGAAGCCCTCCGCTCCATCGCGGAGTACCGGATGGTGATTTATTCCCTTTCCCTGATCATCATCATGATCACCCGGCCGCAGGGGCTCTTCGGGAAGCGCCTTTCCCTGAAGAACCTGGTCCGGCGGTTCCGGAAGAGGACCGTTCCCGCGTAA
- a CDS encoding ABC transporter ATP-binding protein, with protein sequence MNILELKTCSMKFGGLTAVSVLDIAIGPRDLLGMIGPNGAGKTTVFNMITGVYRPTSGSLTFDGKDIAGLKPYQIASIGIGRTFQNIRLFPSLTVLQNIQVSLVKNLRHGFRDSILQLKSFHEEERAIREYITEILELFNLRSVMNEPATSLPYGDQRRAEIVRALATKPKLLLLDEPAAGMNATEKIDLMRLIRLVKERYDIAILLIEHDMKVVMGICEHIIVLDYGVKIAEGSPDEIRKNPAVIEAYLGEQVDS encoded by the coding sequence ATGAACATTCTTGAACTGAAAACCTGTTCCATGAAGTTCGGAGGCCTGACCGCGGTCTCCGTCCTGGATATCGCCATCGGCCCGAGGGACCTTTTGGGAATGATCGGCCCCAACGGCGCCGGGAAAACCACGGTCTTTAACATGATCACGGGAGTCTACCGGCCGACCTCCGGGAGCCTGACGTTCGACGGGAAGGACATCGCCGGCCTGAAACCGTACCAGATCGCATCGATCGGCATCGGAAGGACCTTCCAGAACATCCGTCTCTTTCCGAGTTTGACCGTGCTTCAGAACATTCAGGTTTCCCTCGTCAAGAATCTCCGGCACGGATTCCGCGACTCCATCCTGCAGTTGAAGAGTTTTCATGAGGAGGAGCGGGCGATACGCGAGTACATTACGGAGATCCTCGAGCTCTTCAACCTCCGCTCGGTCATGAACGAGCCTGCGACCTCCCTCCCCTACGGCGACCAGCGGCGGGCGGAGATCGTCCGGGCGCTCGCCACCAAGCCGAAACTCCTGCTGCTCGACGAACCGGCCGCGGGGATGAATGCCACGGAAAAAATCGACCTCATGAGGCTCATCCGGCTTGTGAAGGAGCGGTACGATATCGCCATCCTTCTGATCGAGCACGACATGAAGGTCGTGATGGGCATTTGCGAACACATCATCGTGCTCGACTACGGGGTCAAGATCGCGGAGGGGAGTCCGGATGAGATCAGAAAGAATCCGGCCGTGATCGAGGCGTACCTCGGGGAGCAGGTCGATTCATGA